From the genome of Candidatus Nitrosocosmicus oleophilus, one region includes:
- a CDS encoding GNAT family N-acetyltransferase — translation MREDDLDDADTILRLSFGTFMGLDDPMSFFGDSDFVRSRYTTDPNSAFAIEIDGNLVGSNFVTDWGSVGFFGPLSIHPTYWNKGIAKHLIIPVLERLAKLEIQYAGLFTFAQSPKHVYLYQKYDFWPRFLTSIMTKTITEKNDEKRLELSQKHEKPHDVRFTEIRNDVKSLVLDDCKYLTNGIFPGLDLQKEILAVDSQKLGDTILLYDPSGNKLTGIAICHYGKGTEAGSNVCYIKFAAISTNNNSHSNFVRMLNSVESMALEKGIYKITAGSNMERHLAYKAMINYGFKSEFQGVSMHKGNKQGYNTPSTFIIDDWR, via the coding sequence TTGAGAGAAGATGACCTTGATGATGCAGACACTATACTCAGACTCTCATTTGGTACCTTTATGGGTCTAGATGATCCCATGTCCTTTTTTGGCGACTCAGATTTTGTTAGATCTAGATATACCACAGACCCAAATTCTGCGTTTGCAATAGAGATTGATGGGAACCTGGTCGGGTCAAATTTTGTTACTGACTGGGGTAGCGTTGGGTTTTTTGGTCCCCTATCAATCCATCCGACCTATTGGAACAAAGGGATTGCCAAGCATTTGATTATCCCTGTATTAGAACGATTAGCAAAACTTGAAATCCAGTACGCAGGATTGTTTACGTTTGCTCAAAGCCCAAAACATGTTTATTTGTATCAAAAATATGATTTTTGGCCAAGATTTCTAACATCCATAATGACTAAAACAATTACTGAAAAAAATGACGAGAAGAGATTAGAATTATCTCAGAAACATGAAAAGCCTCATGATGTCAGGTTTACTGAAATACGAAATGATGTAAAGTCATTAGTTTTAGATGACTGTAAATATCTTACCAATGGTATTTTTCCAGGACTAGATTTGCAAAAAGAAATACTTGCTGTTGACAGTCAAAAGTTAGGTGACACAATATTACTTTATGATCCTTCTGGAAACAAGTTAACTGGAATTGCGATATGTCACTACGGCAAGGGGACGGAGGCAGGCAGCAATGTTTGTTATATCAAGTTTGCAGCTATATCAACAAATAATAATTCTCACTCAAATTTTGTTCGAATGTTAAATTCTGTAGAATCGATGGCATTAGAAAAAGGTATATATAAAATTACTGCCGGTAGTAACATGGAACGACACTTGGCCTACAAAGCGATGATCAACTATGGTTTCAAATCAGAGTTCCAAGGAGTATCCATGCACAAAGGAAACAAACAAGGATACAATACTCCTTCCACTTTTATAATTGATGATTGGCGATAG
- a CDS encoding cupredoxin domain-containing protein, which translates to MKLLTLATIFLLIGIASFAQSEANAQEGEFTLTINPGATDSNSLSPIEPANVTIPVGATVVWLNKDSAYHQIVSGTPEAGPTNVFYGDFFATNEAYNRTFDSPGVIDYYDPIWTNIRGQITTVSENNTEPGFGTTGNFADNNFTPNNDANTGNGTSLTNEPLQSSTAQTFQSNNVNTPNDGSFNQPQTGVAGDNTQLFTTDQQQQQPVQQQPVQQQPVQQEQPLQSSTAQTFQSNNVNTPNDGSFNQPQTGVAGDNTQLFTTDQQQQQPVQQQPVQQQITQEQLQIPQHGPIDSFKASGKINSYIVTAASPWNATGDWSMIVENGEMKNFVTNMAWFNGTTGHTHDFLNFDSRDDIELPSDNILTIDGEMDVASNGVITWDGVDSTINLGGGGKTITISVDHEATDHHFAGQPIIGTVTSLTPCSDTPGASMEILPTCD; encoded by the coding sequence ATGAAATTACTAACTTTGGCTACAATCTTCCTTCTGATTGGCATTGCAAGTTTTGCACAGTCAGAAGCAAATGCTCAAGAAGGAGAATTCACACTTACAATTAACCCAGGTGCAACTGATAGTAATAGTTTAAGCCCCATAGAACCAGCTAACGTTACAATACCAGTAGGGGCTACTGTTGTATGGCTCAACAAAGATTCCGCATATCATCAAATAGTGTCCGGAACCCCTGAGGCTGGCCCAACAAATGTCTTTTATGGAGATTTTTTTGCTACAAATGAGGCATATAATAGAACTTTCGACTCACCTGGTGTAATCGACTATTATGATCCAATATGGACAAATATTAGAGGGCAGATTACAACCGTGAGTGAGAACAATACAGAGCCTGGATTTGGTACAACAGGTAATTTTGCTGATAATAATTTCACACCAAATAACGATGCAAATACGGGAAACGGGACTTCATTGACTAACGAACCTTTGCAATCATCGACAGCTCAAACATTCCAATCAAATAATGTCAACACGCCCAATGATGGCAGTTTTAATCAACCTCAAACTGGAGTAGCAGGAGATAATACCCAGTTATTTACTACGGATCAGCAACAGCAGCAACCAGTTCAGCAGCAACCAGTTCAGCAGCAACCAGTTCAACAGGAACAGCCTTTGCAATCATCGACAGCTCAAACATTCCAATCAAATAATGTCAACACGCCCAATGATGGCAGTTTTAATCAACCTCAAACTGGAGTAGCAGGAGATAATACCCAGTTATTTACTACGGATCAGCAACAGCAGCAACCAGTTCAGCAGCAACCAGTTCAACAACAAATCACACAAGAACAACTCCAGATACCACAACATGGCCCCATCGATAGTTTTAAAGCAAGTGGAAAAATCAATTCCTACATTGTAACGGCAGCAAGTCCCTGGAATGCAACTGGAGATTGGAGTATGATAGTAGAAAATGGCGAAATGAAGAATTTTGTCACAAACATGGCATGGTTTAATGGTACTACTGGTCATACACATGATTTTTTGAATTTTGATTCACGCGACGATATAGAACTGCCTTCTGATAATATATTAACAATAGATGGAGAAATGGACGTAGCTTCTAACGGAGTCATTACATGGGATGGAGTTGATTCAACAATTAATCTTGGAGGTGGAGGTAAAACTATAACTATATCAGTAGATCACGAAGCTACCGATCACCATTTTGCTGGACAACCAATTATCGGAACAGTTACTTCACTGACTCCCTGCTCAGATACGCCTGGAGCTAGTATGGAAATATTACCTACATGTGATTAG
- a CDS encoding AMP-binding protein: MVKKQRVPYYSINSSKSEQTKDNNLIRFMEKNSIDTLDDLLQKSVENIEWYWKAVNEDLGITWREPFNKVVDVQKGLPWCEWFVGGKCNIIDNVIQSNTNKHPNKTAFIFVNHDGIKKQLSFKELEIRVNVFANALRDIGVKKGDVVGIYLPMRMESFVALYAISKLGAVHVPIFSGFGKSALEQRLVDSNSSFLITSDFFQRRGSIINLKTHWEDVLSNTFVKKIIVSETEETEETEETESDLLPNDKVFSFKRIYDEAFRKHDPNRKFEAELMGSSDPLFILYTSGTTGKPKGTIQTHGGFSIFSAHQSSYLIDLKSTDTIFWYADIGWITGQTWIVYGSPIIGSTAVIFEDTLDYPSMDYWARQIDDLNVTIFGAAPTAIRQFMRNKIDFSKFHFSSLRLLVSTGERLNKEAWDWYFSKVGNNRCPVINLSGGTEIGGAILSMLPFLDNVPTSVGVPVPGLDVDILDDQGKSVNEGYLVIKNPWPGMTKGILNDEERYMHTYWSKFPNIWNHGDKVRTDSQNMWYISGRVDDVMKISGHRIDPSEIEEVLTSYSGIVESAAVGIPDELTGESVCIFCVLNNADTTNPTNFLIKKDIEKLLISRIGKFLLPKSIYFVNELPRNRSGKILRRLMRKKLLDIDISKDDLLLVENPESLKSFSVIKS, from the coding sequence ATGGTCAAAAAACAAAGGGTACCCTACTATTCAATTAATTCATCTAAATCGGAGCAGACTAAGGATAATAATTTAATTCGATTTATGGAGAAAAATAGTATTGATACATTGGATGACTTGTTGCAGAAATCTGTAGAAAATATTGAATGGTATTGGAAGGCCGTAAATGAGGATCTTGGAATTACATGGAGGGAACCATTCAATAAAGTAGTTGATGTACAAAAGGGTTTACCATGGTGTGAGTGGTTTGTTGGTGGAAAATGTAACATTATCGATAATGTTATTCAAAGTAATACCAATAAACACCCAAATAAAACTGCATTTATCTTTGTAAACCATGATGGAATAAAGAAACAGCTTAGTTTTAAGGAGCTGGAAATAAGGGTAAATGTATTTGCTAATGCATTAAGAGATATAGGAGTTAAAAAAGGTGACGTAGTAGGAATTTATCTTCCTATGAGAATGGAATCATTTGTTGCACTTTATGCAATCTCAAAATTAGGAGCGGTTCATGTACCTATTTTTTCCGGTTTTGGTAAGTCAGCACTTGAACAGAGACTCGTTGATTCAAATTCTTCATTTTTAATTACTAGTGATTTTTTTCAAAGGAGAGGTAGTATAATTAATTTAAAAACACATTGGGAAGATGTGTTATCCAATACTTTTGTAAAAAAAATAATTGTGTCAGAAACTGAGGAAACTGAGGAAACTGAGGAAACTGAATCTGATCTTCTTCCTAACGATAAAGTCTTTTCCTTTAAACGAATTTATGATGAGGCATTTAGAAAACATGATCCAAACAGAAAATTCGAAGCGGAACTGATGGGATCTAGTGATCCTTTATTCATTTTATACACTTCAGGAACGACCGGAAAACCAAAGGGTACAATTCAGACACATGGAGGATTTTCTATATTTTCTGCTCATCAATCATCATACTTGATAGATCTCAAATCTACTGATACAATTTTTTGGTATGCTGATATAGGTTGGATTACTGGTCAAACATGGATAGTTTATGGATCTCCTATTATAGGATCAACTGCTGTCATTTTTGAAGATACGCTGGACTATCCATCTATGGATTATTGGGCAAGGCAGATTGATGATCTGAATGTTACAATATTTGGAGCTGCTCCAACGGCGATAAGACAATTCATGAGAAATAAGATTGATTTTTCAAAATTTCACTTTTCTTCCCTTAGGCTACTGGTTTCCACGGGCGAGCGATTGAATAAGGAAGCATGGGATTGGTATTTTTCAAAAGTAGGAAATAATCGTTGTCCTGTGATAAATTTGTCAGGTGGCACTGAGATAGGTGGAGCCATTCTAAGCATGCTTCCATTCTTAGATAATGTACCTACTTCTGTAGGAGTACCCGTACCGGGATTGGATGTTGATATCTTAGATGACCAAGGTAAGTCTGTCAATGAGGGATATCTTGTAATTAAGAATCCTTGGCCTGGGATGACCAAGGGTATCCTAAATGATGAGGAAAGATATATGCATACATATTGGTCAAAATTTCCTAATATTTGGAATCATGGTGATAAGGTTCGAACTGATTCACAAAACATGTGGTATATCTCTGGCAGAGTAGATGATGTCATGAAAATTTCTGGACACAGGATTGACCCTAGTGAAATTGAAGAAGTATTAACTAGCTATTCTGGAATTGTTGAGTCAGCTGCTGTTGGCATTCCAGACGAATTAACCGGTGAATCGGTATGTATTTTCTGTGTTTTAAATAATGCTGATACAACAAACCCGACAAACTTTTTGATAAAAAAGGATATTGAAAAACTTCTGATAAGCCGGATTGGTAAATTTCTACTTCCTAAATCTATTTATTTTGTTAACGAACTACCCCGGAATCGATCAGGGAAGATATTGCGAAGATTGATGCGTAAGAAACTCTTAGATATTGACATTTCAAAGGATGACCTTTTGTTAGTCGAAAATCCTGAATCCCTCAAATCCTTCTCCGTTATTAAATCATGA
- a CDS encoding class I SAM-dependent methyltransferase, whose protein sequence is MRSLRHERGNWDAENYHKVSSIQETWAIELLAKRKWKGNEVLIDAGCGSGRVTRIISNILKNGKIYAIDLDQNMIEQAKINLKDKENVIFVNADLSSVEIPEPVDVVFSNAVLHWIKDHYKLFCNFWQLLKHSGEILIQCGGKGNLGTVKLMLDLTRKSSKFKGYFHDWKDPWNFASAEETFSIMERVGFKQIETGLTKKIAKFSSFEEYRLFMKTVVMKPYLSYLPSDYDNQIVNSFMDCFFKHQKKNIKGFSEDSTGYALDYTRLNIRAIK, encoded by the coding sequence ATGAGGTCTTTAAGACATGAAAGAGGAAATTGGGATGCGGAAAATTATCACAAAGTTTCATCCATACAAGAAACCTGGGCAATAGAACTATTAGCTAAAAGAAAGTGGAAGGGAAATGAGGTATTAATAGATGCAGGATGTGGAAGTGGTAGGGTTACCAGAATTATCTCAAATATTTTGAAAAATGGTAAAATCTATGCTATCGATTTGGATCAAAACATGATCGAACAGGCAAAGATAAATCTAAAGGATAAAGAAAATGTGATTTTTGTCAATGCAGATTTATCCTCTGTCGAAATACCAGAACCAGTAGATGTTGTCTTTTCTAACGCAGTATTACATTGGATCAAAGATCATTACAAACTATTCTGTAACTTTTGGCAACTACTAAAGCATTCCGGGGAAATTTTAATTCAATGTGGAGGTAAAGGAAATCTAGGAACAGTCAAGCTCATGTTAGATTTGACAAGAAAGAGTAGTAAATTCAAAGGCTATTTTCATGACTGGAAGGACCCATGGAATTTTGCTTCAGCTGAAGAAACATTTTCAATAATGGAAAGGGTGGGGTTTAAACAGATTGAAACTGGTCTGACAAAAAAAATAGCAAAATTTTCTAGTTTTGAGGAATATAGACTATTTATGAAAACGGTGGTAATGAAACCATATTTATCTTATTTGCCTTCTGATTATGACAATCAGATTGTAAATTCCTTTATGGACTGTTTCTTTAAGCATCAAAAGAAGAATATTAAGGGATTTTCTGAAGATAGTACCGGCTATGCTTTAGACTATACTAGACTAAACATTCGTGCGATCAAGTGA
- a CDS encoding DNA double-strand break repair nuclease NurA, whose translation MSDLYLDAIKNKEKKLSSIHGDEFDDLLKIASTKWVEYEPIRKPSLSVGIDSSWNKKSFQGIDLFVIDSVAVSSHNHMLASRWDYGISNITGDSLSAKAMKMEIDLAKSVLDQKPDYVCVDGSIISNLVHNKNATYKENVRALFDSNDEESDVLFISKNSTSKTQFKEYGSRAADIYYYNKLGHKTGYSLANKNNFISDSLDVIEIYARLAAYVPLIKIEIINRANIAQTEIQNLIDGLCYHSIKGYPYCLKLAHQSCKITNNDVKRLASLYGFKNEFGSRDSLNE comes from the coding sequence TTGTCTGATCTTTACCTGGATGCTATCAAAAATAAGGAGAAAAAGCTTTCATCTATACATGGAGATGAATTTGATGATCTTTTGAAGATCGCATCTACTAAGTGGGTGGAATATGAACCGATCAGAAAACCGTCCTTGAGTGTGGGTATTGATAGTAGCTGGAATAAGAAATCCTTTCAAGGAATCGATCTGTTTGTTATTGATAGCGTTGCAGTAAGCTCGCATAATCACATGTTGGCATCAAGATGGGATTATGGGATCTCTAACATTACCGGTGATTCTCTGAGTGCTAAAGCTATGAAAATGGAAATCGATCTAGCCAAATCTGTATTGGATCAAAAACCAGATTATGTTTGTGTCGATGGATCCATAATATCTAATTTAGTTCATAACAAAAATGCAACCTATAAAGAAAACGTGCGAGCCCTCTTTGATAGTAATGATGAAGAGAGCGATGTTTTGTTTATTTCAAAAAATTCTACATCAAAAACCCAGTTCAAAGAATATGGATCGCGAGCAGCTGATATTTATTATTATAATAAGTTAGGTCACAAGACCGGATATAGTCTTGCAAACAAAAATAACTTTATCTCTGATAGTTTAGATGTGATTGAGATATATGCAAGGCTAGCTGCCTATGTTCCCCTTATAAAGATTGAAATTATTAATAGGGCAAATATTGCTCAAACTGAAATTCAAAATTTGATTGATGGTTTGTGCTATCACAGTATAAAGGGCTATCCTTATTGTCTGAAGCTTGCCCATCAGTCTTGTAAAATAACCAACAATGATGTGAAAAGACTGGCCAGTCTATATGGATTTAAGAATGAGTTTGGATCAAGAGATTCGCTAAACGAATAA
- a CDS encoding tyrosine--tRNA ligase has protein sequence MDVEEKIRLIKRPPTEEIIASNELATLFETKTTPRHYIGLEISGRLHLGSLIVTGFKINDFLKADVQANVFLADWHTYINNKLNSDWELISKISNYYEKAFKFFCPGVNIIHGTKLYEETDDYWKNFVLFSKQITLARTLRSLTIMGRTEKDSLDFSQLLYPSMQSVDIKALDLDIVHAGTDQRKIHMLVREVFPKLGWKVPVSVHHHLLPGLSEPVSNSITSTAAPTYTTTESDDGVLDDDHKIFSKMSKSNPSSSILIHDTSDEISKKIKKAYCPSKISAGNPVLEIINHVIFHQFDEFVLERPQKYGGNMSYFSYNELKNDYEQDKIHPMDLKAATSRYLDKIISPIRSYLQNDNPVTI, from the coding sequence ATGGACGTTGAAGAGAAGATCCGATTAATTAAGAGACCTCCAACAGAAGAAATAATAGCGTCAAATGAACTCGCTACATTATTTGAAACCAAAACAACGCCTAGACATTATATCGGATTGGAAATTTCCGGAAGATTACATTTAGGTAGCCTTATAGTTACAGGCTTTAAGATCAATGATTTTCTGAAGGCCGACGTCCAAGCTAATGTGTTTCTAGCTGATTGGCATACTTATATCAATAATAAACTAAACAGTGATTGGGAATTAATTTCAAAAATTTCAAATTATTATGAAAAAGCATTCAAATTTTTTTGCCCTGGCGTTAACATAATTCACGGCACAAAGCTTTATGAAGAAACTGATGATTATTGGAAAAATTTTGTACTTTTCTCAAAGCAAATTACGCTCGCAAGAACATTAAGATCATTAACAATTATGGGAAGAACAGAGAAAGATTCACTTGATTTTTCACAACTTCTCTATCCTTCTATGCAATCAGTGGATATCAAAGCCCTAGATCTAGATATTGTACACGCTGGAACCGATCAACGTAAGATCCATATGTTGGTGAGAGAAGTTTTTCCAAAATTAGGTTGGAAAGTTCCAGTTTCCGTTCACCATCATTTGTTACCAGGTCTATCTGAACCTGTTTCTAATAGTATTACTTCTACTGCCGCTCCAACTTACACCACTACAGAATCTGACGATGGAGTCTTAGATGATGATCATAAAATATTTAGCAAAATGAGCAAGAGTAATCCTTCTAGTAGTATACTAATTCATGATACATCCGATGAGATTTCTAAAAAGATAAAAAAAGCTTATTGTCCTTCAAAGATTTCAGCAGGCAACCCAGTCTTAGAAATCATTAACCATGTAATATTCCATCAGTTTGATGAATTTGTATTGGAACGCCCCCAAAAATATGGGGGTAACATGTCGTACTTCTCGTATAATGAGCTTAAAAATGATTACGAACAAGACAAGATTCATCCCATGGATCTAAAGGCAGCCACTTCCAGGTATCTAGACAAAATAATTTCACCTATTAGAAGCTATTTGCAAAATGACAATCCAGTTACCATTTGA
- a CDS encoding glycoside hydrolase family 38 C-terminal domain-containing protein, which yields MNKSIVHVVPHSHYDAIWIFSKEENFDINCNFIIKKAIEILKNEKDFKFIIEQTYLLENIETSYPELFSEIKQFIKDGRIEIAGGEYLMSDVMLPSGEVLIREILEGKNYVKEKFGKNILVAWGADEFGYNAQWPQILKDCGYKYFAFRRGVTEPLVSEFYWKGIDGTSILSHWMPLGYRAGLDLSLLHETFEQLRRQSSTRHVLMPSGSGSTPPQPELCDTIDKYNESAKSIIENPLMKVSTPSEFFEALEQEIEEKNIHMSIKKGEMYSGKASFVFPDSTSTRSWIKQGFKEFETYLLMLERWNTILHLISKENDHTDDLKKYWKQALFFAMHDSLPGTGIDAVYDEMRSAFDKLENTLKKSYMECINKLSKILFRQDNKAHHILVFNSVSWDTKEWVEARVNFDIDEAIEIMELRTINSNEIVDVEILDLELHEKDRGIKSVQLGFVARIPSLGFSAYEIIFRKKEKGKNNNMDHSPLLAYPRSYETKFTFDDFTLEIDAETGIFTLMKADRLYFIGNEVRIEEELGDLYYHKDVTGIIKSESGEGIPFGVFKKEKYSVLNGKIRTKIVFQNKYYAIRWPYRLNEKLPTIIYQHSFLTVRKEISIYKGLSRIDCTTYIENNHPHVRIRVKFDVPFKGYTYWTGTQFGAIQRPTNLFYLNKDPDVLKKWKEIPSGTFPSVEWIDFSNKEQDMGVTLTHLGIPSHEIRDNSMYLTLLRGVETLSGDGTKGPCIATPDAAEKRPYTFKYSLLPHDGDWRDASSYKEGIAFNMKPTAIHISNKEQPKWSPITNEAGSADTMVDTTLSNGFSFLSISPKNVILSTLKLPQDSSHSSDAKVVILRLYETEGKTVTADIKFHYPMKSALYVNLIEDVKGDIYGDNRDDEDKDIAISGANKNILNFTIHGFKIITLRIEFDF from the coding sequence TTGAATAAATCTATTGTGCATGTCGTTCCTCATAGTCATTATGATGCTATTTGGATTTTCAGTAAAGAAGAGAATTTTGATATTAATTGTAACTTTATTATAAAAAAAGCTATTGAAATTTTAAAAAATGAAAAAGATTTCAAATTTATAATTGAACAGACCTATCTCTTAGAAAATATTGAGACGAGTTATCCGGAATTATTTTCCGAAATTAAACAGTTTATCAAAGATGGGCGAATAGAAATTGCAGGAGGAGAATATCTCATGTCAGATGTAATGCTTCCATCAGGCGAAGTTTTGATCAGAGAAATTCTCGAAGGTAAAAATTATGTAAAGGAGAAATTTGGAAAAAATATTCTAGTTGCCTGGGGTGCAGATGAATTTGGTTACAATGCACAGTGGCCACAAATTCTAAAAGATTGTGGTTATAAATACTTCGCCTTTAGAAGGGGAGTAACAGAGCCACTAGTCTCTGAATTTTACTGGAAAGGCATTGATGGTACATCTATACTGTCCCACTGGATGCCCTTAGGTTATCGGGCTGGATTAGATTTGTCACTTTTACATGAAACTTTTGAACAACTTAGAAGACAATCATCTACAAGACACGTCCTAATGCCTTCTGGCAGTGGTTCCACACCTCCGCAACCAGAATTATGCGACACTATCGACAAATATAATGAATCTGCCAAAAGTATCATTGAAAATCCATTAATGAAGGTGTCGACCCCTTCAGAATTCTTTGAAGCGTTAGAACAAGAAATTGAAGAAAAAAATATCCACATGTCCATAAAAAAAGGAGAGATGTATTCGGGAAAAGCATCATTTGTATTCCCAGATAGTACTTCAACAAGATCATGGATAAAACAGGGATTTAAGGAATTTGAAACCTACCTACTCATGCTTGAAAGATGGAATACCATACTTCATTTGATATCAAAAGAAAATGATCATACAGACGACCTTAAAAAGTACTGGAAGCAAGCACTATTTTTTGCAATGCATGACTCTTTACCTGGTACTGGTATTGATGCAGTATATGATGAGATGAGATCTGCATTTGATAAATTAGAGAATACATTAAAAAAATCCTACATGGAATGTATTAATAAATTATCAAAGATATTATTTAGACAGGACAATAAAGCACATCACATCTTAGTGTTCAATTCTGTGTCATGGGACACGAAGGAATGGGTAGAAGCAAGAGTCAACTTTGATATTGACGAGGCAATCGAAATAATGGAACTTAGAACTATAAATAGTAACGAAATAGTTGATGTAGAAATATTAGATTTAGAATTACATGAAAAAGATCGAGGAATAAAAAGTGTCCAGCTAGGATTCGTTGCGAGAATACCATCTCTTGGTTTTTCCGCTTATGAAATAATATTCAGGAAGAAGGAGAAAGGTAAGAATAATAATATGGATCACTCACCCTTGCTTGCATACCCAAGATCCTATGAAACAAAATTCACGTTTGACGATTTCACATTAGAGATTGATGCTGAGACCGGGATATTTACACTAATGAAGGCTGATCGCCTATATTTCATTGGCAATGAAGTACGTATAGAAGAAGAACTAGGGGACTTGTACTACCATAAAGATGTAACTGGGATAATTAAATCAGAAAGTGGTGAGGGCATTCCATTTGGAGTGTTTAAAAAAGAAAAATACAGTGTTTTGAATGGAAAGATCAGAACTAAAATAGTGTTTCAAAACAAATATTACGCTATTCGTTGGCCATATAGACTTAATGAAAAATTACCAACTATTATTTACCAGCATAGTTTCTTGACTGTAAGGAAAGAAATATCCATCTACAAGGGACTGTCTAGAATAGATTGCACAACTTATATAGAAAATAACCACCCCCATGTGAGAATTAGAGTCAAGTTTGATGTACCATTTAAAGGGTACACTTATTGGACCGGCACGCAGTTTGGTGCGATCCAAAGACCAACTAATTTATTTTACTTAAACAAAGATCCCGATGTACTAAAGAAATGGAAAGAAATACCCAGCGGTACATTTCCTTCTGTAGAATGGATAGACTTTTCCAACAAAGAACAAGATATGGGCGTAACACTGACCCATTTAGGAATACCATCACATGAAATTAGGGACAATAGTATGTACCTCACACTATTAAGAGGAGTAGAAACACTTTCTGGAGATGGAACCAAGGGTCCTTGTATTGCCACCCCTGATGCAGCAGAAAAGAGACCGTATACTTTCAAATATTCGCTGCTCCCGCATGACGGAGATTGGCGCGATGCATCAAGTTATAAAGAAGGGATAGCTTTTAATATGAAACCAACAGCAATTCATATTTCAAACAAAGAACAGCCTAAATGGAGCCCCATTACAAACGAGGCTGGTTCTGCAGACACCATGGTTGATACAACTTTATCGAATGGTTTCTCATTTTTGTCTATATCACCAAAGAATGTGATTTTAAGTACGCTCAAACTCCCACAAGATTCTAGCCATAGCAGTGATGCTAAAGTAGTAATATTACGATTATATGAAACTGAGGGCAAAACAGTCACTGCAGACATAAAATTCCATTACCCTATGAAATCGGCATTATATGTGAACCTGATTGAGGATGTCAAGGGTGATATATATGGTGATAATCGTGATGATGAAGATAAAGACATAGCGATTTCTGGTGCAAACAAAAACATCCTTAACTTCACGATTCATGGTTTTAAGATAATCACTTTAAGAATAGAATTTGATTTTTGA